CCTCTAGCGGCATCGATGGATGAAGCATGTGCTTCAGTCCACAACACCACGGCTGCGCAAGCACTAGCATCGGCAGGAAGTGCCAACGCTCATGCATAGTGCACTGCGGCTGTGCAAAATCCCATTCAGCGGCCTCCGGATCCTCTCCACGTGCGCAATATGAACGTAAAGGATACAGACACCAACTCCGTACATGTTGCCAAAAGCGGAGCAAGCGTCATGCCTGCTGCCGCGTGATGCATATGGCTGCTGAATGCAAAATTCGCGCCCGCTAATGGCCCCCCTGTCTGACACCATGCTGAATCACACCTGCACACCGGCTGTTCCTGACACAACAGTATTTGCCCTGTGTCCTACGAAGTTGTCTCCGACTCCTACTCAAAGCCTTGCGCATGACTCTGCGCGACAGCACAACATGCAACTTCGTCACTCGACCTTGCATTCAAGAGGGAGATTTGAAGCACTTCTAGCATCCCATGAACACGGCACCGTAGATCCGACTTGCTTCAGCAAAGAAAATAAGCTTCCGGAATGGCGACACGCCATGTCAGATGAGATTAAAGCTCTCATAGATAATGGAGCTTGGAAACTTGTACCGCGTCCTCCGGGAAGACACATTATCACCTCACGCTGGCTGTTTCGCACGAAAAGAAAATTCGATGGATCTATTAATAGACACAAGGCTCGCTTGGTAGCACAGGGATTCACCAGGATTGACTACAAAGAGACCTTCATTCTGGTTGTTAAAGCCACAACCATATGCGCAGTATTAGCCATTGCTGCAGTAAACAGGTTGTTCATCAATCAACTTGATATTTCAAATGTgtttcttcatggaaacttgTCAGAAACTATTTACATGGAGCAACCACAAGGTTTTCGAGATCCTGACAAACTCCGATCATGCGTGCCTTCTTCAAAAGAGTCTCTATGGCCTAAAACAGGCTCCATGAGAGTGGTTTACTCGCTTACGAAACTTTCTAGTTTCGCTTGGCTTTCTTATGTCCTTAGCGGATAATTCTCTGTTTGTCTACAAAAATGGAAAGCTTCAATCTTTCATACTTtgatatgtggatgatattctAATCACAAGGAATTCCCCGGCTCATATTGTCAGTACAATCTCATCCATTGAAGTTGAATTTCCAATAAGAAATTTAGGAAGAGCTGAATTCTTCTTAGGTATTGAAATTCAATACTCTAAAGAGGGTATTCACTTGTGCCAGGCAAAGTATATGCAGTAGACATACTTGACAGGGTCAACATGGCTGATGCAAAACCCACTTTAACACCTATGGCTACAACACCCACACTCTCAAAAAGTCTTGGAACTTCTCTGGCCTCTGGTGATGAGTACCACAATATTGTTGGGAGCTCTACAATGCCTTTTACTCACTCAACATTGCTTTCTCAGTGAACAAGCTATGTCAGTTTTTTCACTGTCCGACTGATGAACACTGGAAGAGTGTCAAACGGGTTCTGTGCTACATTCAAGGAACTTTAGAAAGCGGCATTCTTCTATCCGCAAAACCCATTGAGCATATCCATTGCTATtcagatagtgattggggaggatGCCCTGATGATACGCGGTCTACTAGAGCTTAATATGTCTATCTTGGAAGGATCATCATTTCGTGGCAAACACGAAAGCATCCCACGATAGCAAGATCATCTACTGAAAGCGAATACAAATTTGTAGCAAATGCAACAGCGGAATTACTTTGGCTCAAATCGCTGCTACGAGACTTGGGATTCCACATGCCGCTTCCTGTTCaattatggtgtgacaatgtgGGTGCAATATATTTCACCTCAAATCCTGTTTTTCATGCTCGCACGAAACACATTGAGCTTGATTACAActttgttcgtgaacaagtcACAAATGGGTTCCTTAATGTCAGATTCATTCCCACTGATGATCAAGTAGCTGGCATATTAACCAAGCCGCTACCCAGTCTTCGCTTCACTTTGTTACGCTCTCGACTGTTGGTCGTTCCATGACATGGACTTGaaggggggtgttagagataatatttagATTATCTGTACTGATAATTATGCACAAACTAAACAGAGTTGTATTCGCTATACAACTCTATTTAGGTGCAGAGATAATATTCCTATTATGTCTAGGATTAGATATAAGAGTTGTAATATAACTATACGACTAATTAGGTCAGACAAACTTAATTAGAATACACTTTGTATTTGTCATATAAatacttctaattaatataaaccCTAATCAAGGGAATCATTCAATCAATCCTCTCCATCTCTCTCTCAATATTTtggctctctctctctctaaattacTAAAACATTCCAACAGAGttaacattttctttcttttttataagATTAAACATATTTTTTAGCAAATTCTAAATTTAGCTAGATTATCATTACAGTTTCAATTTTGGTacgattaaataaataattattattaataatatgaaTTGAATAAAGGAAGTTAaattattgaaattaaaattttattgtaaTGACGAATCTTTTACTTaattaagaaaaatagaaataatgaaGTCTCTCTTGCGATTTGCTGAAGCGCCGCCGCCGCCGCTTCTTGAATCCAAATCTGGTGAAGGGAGTCTCCGTCAAGTAAGGGTTATCTCAGGTGATATGAGTTGGTGATTTATTGTGTTTTAGCAAATTTTCTTTAAAGATTTACTAGTTTTATCTGGATTCCATTTCTTTGAGTTTTGTTGCAGTCGCTGCCGTCGGTTGTTGTTCTTAAATCCGCTGAGGGAGCTTTCGCATCTTCATGGGTCTATTGCACAGTGTTAAAATGGAGAAGGGAATAGAGGCTCTCGCCATCGAAATGGATGAATAAGATTTATTGGAATTGGAAACTCCACTAGTGTTGCCAAGTAAGGGTTGTCTCAGGTTCATAAGGGCATATTTTAAAGTTGGGAAATTTATATGGATGTTCATATTTGaaaaactatctacaattatgTCTAGTCCTAATTTTGGTTtatatcaaattagtaaaatcaatacttttaatatagtttaaagattgaaatttataaattagaagtttagaGTATATTCTTtaaggtttatgatttatgaattgaggtatagaatttttaaattatagtgtaaaatcataatatatacaaaataatgacacattaaaaattaagtttaatgatatgacttagttgtaattttgtactaaattatgatattcatgtatttgaccctctAATATATGCAAGACTTATGTATATGAttgtaaacaaaaaaaattgggtcaaatacataaatatcataattatgTACAAAATACAATTTAGTCATATCaccaacttaatttttaatatgtcattattctctatatattctGATTTTACatcttaatttaaaaaatctagactccaattcataaatcatagaCCCTAGAAAATATGAATTGGTTGAGAGAAATTGGATTTGATACGTTTTGAATTGAGATTTGATTCTGCCAAAGTTTCAAGATGAATTTTCGAAATTGAGAAACCATTTCGATTGTCCTCAATGAGTCCTTTTGGCTATTATTGACTGTCTGGATATGCATATATTTTCAATGAAGATTCTGTTTGATtctgcaaaataaaaaattaagatgAACTCTTCGATGACGTTCAGTTCAATCTACgtttaatataattttgaatAACTTAAAGTACTATTCAAAAAATGGTCGTCTAAGCGCtcaaaatcagaaatatatttCGATTTATCCCGATTAGTCCGCTGGAGGATTTTTGGTCCTAAGTGTTTTTTGGTCAAGGCAGACCCTGGGACTAGGCTAGAAGTGTCCTGGCCTAGGGCCCAAGGATGTAAGaggtagggatggcaacgggtagggtacccgcggataATGCtattcccaaacccttacccttttattttttaattacccgtctcattaccctaacgggtatactttttgcatcccatactcttcccatttaattcgcgggtacccgcgggtacccttacccgttaagaatcaataaataaaaaaaagtattacaAATgtaacaaactataaatttaataaatcattaatctaaaaattgaataaattgaatcttaattaataagaataaagtagcttagtggtatcattcaattgttgaaaaataaatggttggggtttaaatttcatgtcttacatctaaaaaacaatgatatttattaacataattttttttatgacgggtaccgggtaccctagggggtattcccatacccgtcccattaccctaacggggggtaaattacatacgtggtgtacaacgtttaacccatttcacactttagtgtacaaccttcaattttgcacacaaaagtGTACAACCTCTAGGTGAcctcacactaaagtgtacagccggtaattgtgaccggtcaacccaaagtcaacacgccacatcatcattttttatCCTATTAATTTCAAAAATGGGATCCACTCTTTacttaattactaaaataccattATTCCTTATAATTTTACTAAATTGCCCTTGTCTTCTTCCCCATTTTGTGCAATTTCTCCTTTTTCTAACTACCCAATTTCTCCTTTTTCTAACTACCACAACATGAAGCGGATCTTCAAAATCTCAGAAGCAGCCCAAGCAGAGTTCCTCTGCCTCAATATATTCCCTGCAATTACCAGAACCCTAATCTCTTCCATGTTCCCCCTTGCTAACTCTCCCATTTATAGATTCCCCTTCGCAAGAACTCATACTTCCAATTCTTCCACCTTCTTCTCGAAAACCATCGGGCTCTTCGCTGACAGTATTGCTCATGCGGATGCTAGGGAGGAGTTGACCAAATCAGGTTCTCTTCTGCGAGAACAAGTTATTCAACATGATGGCGATTTCGATAAGGTTATTGGGGTTTTGGAGGAGAAAGGTACTTCCTTGTTCCGGAGGTATAGACGTGGCTGAGATTTCTATCCCTGTGTAGAATCTGTAAATTTTCTATCCCTACATTTGAGTCTGGAAATTTCAGGGACGTTTAATCTGGAAATATCAACATCGTTTGGGTCTGAAAATTTCAGTCGCATTTAATCTGGAAATTTCAACCGTGTATCAACCAATTTTTGTAAATCAGTGAAGCAATAGAAAAACATGGTTTTCTATTAAGTTGTTTAGCCCTTCCCGAATGAattgatttttagagagagatagGAGACTGAAATAGAGATagagaaaaggaaagagagCGAAATTGCACAAAATTGGGAAGAAGACAAGGGTAATTTAGTAAAATTATAAGGAATaatggtattttagtaattaaatAAAGAGTTGGTTCCATTTTTGAAGTTAATAAGataaaaaatgatgatgtgctgtgttgactttgggttgattggtcacaattaccggttgtacacttttgtgtgcaaaattgaaggtcgtacaccaaagtgtgaaataggttaaacgttgtacaccacgtatgtaatttacccctaacgggtaatgattttgatctcatacccgtctcatacccttttatatagggtacgggtagtcccattagggtcgggtagtgccggatacccgcgggtacactacCGGTTGCCATCGCTAGTAAGGGGAGCTCAATTTTTTATTAGAAGTATACGTatatataaaatgtaaaaaaaaatttatattaaagtCAGTAAATATcctaatggtaaaacttacagtTTTCATCCTAAGATTTAGTGTGTTTGAATCACAGCATGAAAATATTTCTGCAGAAATCAAAttcatttttctaaaaaaatttatacaaatattaaaattagaaaatttataaagaaattcacttttaaaaatttatttacaattatatcaaatgatactttaaattatattaaataaataaaatcattatttttaacatatttttaattttggaaaTTAGAATGCTCAAGTCCAATAATTTGCTAAGGTCTGGAAATAGATAACTGGTTCATTTCTATCAATTGTGTTTATACATCGATGGATAGAAACGAACCAGTTCCCAATTTTGAAACTCTTTGCATGAATGAATCAGTACTACAGTTGCGATTCCAGGACCGAGTCAACTCACCATCGTCTCTATCTCTATCAGTTCGCAAATCAGCACTACATTTTTAGCTTGATTGAAGTTACAGGTTATGATATTTGTGTATATGGATTTACATTTTTAGCTTCTTTTTAATCTTCATTAGTATTTAATTCTTGTTTATAGGTTTTTTACTCAAAAAATCTCGAACATCAttcattttaattaatttcgacaatctttatttaaaattattaacttCTTGCAATTTTTGTTATTTGAGTCCTCTACTTTtactgtttttatttttataaacatttTAATGCTTTAAAACAAATAGTAGTTGTGTTCTTTTTGGGTCTTTGTTTGTATTATTATGACTTTCAATAGCTCTAAACtctaaataatattaagttataAGAATTGGCATCCTTTGAAGATTTTGAAAAGGGACGCAATTGGAGATTTCACCCTATGTTTGGTTCTAATCGGCTATTTTAACAAGTTAgagatgtttttttattttcaattttagtttgAGGGCTAAATTGGCTTTAATCCagtcttttcttaaaaaaagatTGCATATCATTCTTCAACCTTTTCTTGTGGCTCTTTTTGTTATTTGAGTCCATGCACTTTTACTTTTGTTGATTTGGCctatagatattttattttattatataaatggaCTTTTTAGGCTTTATTAAAAAGCAATTTTTTGAGTTAAGGATAACATTGGAAGTTAAGTTTATGTTTAGGTATCAACTTAACTATGAAATtgttaatatttgataaattagtgtgaatttgatgattttttggtattaaaatttattgtatttatttaagttaatttatcaaatattactAGGATTAAGTTGATATCTAATGCCAACTTGACGAATCAAATTGActgttaatttaaaaaataatattccaTTCATCGATCAATAATTCCAATAATAGTGGAATTGTTCTTGAAGCTATTTTGTAAATTTGAATGATCCAATTCCTTTCTCATATATGAAATCAGAACATGGATGGGATTATTGGTGGTACACAATATGATAATCAAAGTTTATATTCAATATATTGAAACCCAAGGAAGGCTCAACTTTCTGAAACGCATCATGCACAACTTGCTGTTTGATTGCTCTTGCTCAAACATTTATATTTTTCCTTGCTTATGCTATAGCCAATGCAACTAAATGGATCAATTTTGAATGCTCTTGCTCAAACATATATTGATCTGTAGCAACAATGAAGCACCTGTTTGGGGACATAATATACTGCTCGTAATACACGTCTTATGAATCGTTTATCGTTGATACGTGATTAATCATTACGGTCGTCCTAATGCAGCGGGACAAATAGCATTGGCCTTGTTCAGGTTTCAGATGCCTTCTAAGAGACAACATATCACATTGAACATCCTTATTGAGGCCaactgaactcaatttctttTTAAGAAATTAGTAGTCTCATTTGCGTTGATCTCTATCGAGGACGGATGAAACTGACTCTTTAACAACACAATTAAAGTTCTCTTTAACTGAAATTATTAGCGAATTAACACAACATTATTCTAGTCTAAATGCTTGTTAAATGGTATAATTAAAGCTTTCGTTAACTGAAATTGACACACttctaatattaattttatacgCCAACATTACAAATTAACATACTTTGTGTCATTAGATATGTCAATATTACGTTGTCGAGGGttttaattatatcatttaagAAACGTTGAGAATAAAACTATGTTatgattaaattaatttttccttaaAAACATTGAGGCTATTTGAAACTAAACTCGTTGAATTTAAATCAAAGTAAAGTATGTATTTTGGAGAAAAAGAATTAACATATCGAGACTGTAATAAAATAATAGCAACATCAAGTAATTATATTAGTGTATAGAAAGAATTAACATATCGAGACTGTAATTACATTTCATTTTTAAACTATCTATTTGATGCAGCAAATGAATCAATTTAGTTGTCGGTTATGGTTTCCAATGTGGCCTTCCTTGTGGCAATGGTCGATTAGGCTTTCTACGTTTCATGTGCTTTGGAAGATCATGTAACTCCTCTACTTTCCTTTTTCTGATCCGGACACCAACTTCATCTGgacactttaattttttttcaatttttggatGATCCATCAATGGATTTCCATCATCATCCATGCCATCGAAAAACTTTTCATCTAATAGTTCTATTGGAGCAGTCTCTGTAGTAAATAAATATGCTTCAtctaaaggaggtactggaagTCCTTCATCTTCGTTAACAACAGATAGATTCAGAGATTCGGGTTTTGCAGTTCTACACCATTCGTCTACCAAAACCTTCCATCCATTCATAAGAGTACGTGCAAGCTTACAAACTCGCTTTGATCTATGCTTGCGTAGAACATTGACAACCTTTCTAATCTTGGTTGCCACTAGTGTGTCCAAACTCAGAGCCATAAATTGAAGCCTCCTCAAGGATTCAAACACTTCAGTATCAGACTCATCGTTCCTACCGTTAACAAGGATGTCCTTGATCCTCATCACCTTACCAACTACCCCAGACTCCTCCTCTATCTCATCTATCAAGGTCTCTAATTTGTTAACATCCTTGTCGCCTCCAGCCTCATCAGCAACTGTACCTTCATCTGCTCTCTTGCACTCTCCATCATCCTTTTCACCTTCACGAGCCACCTCCACCTCATTGCACCCTGAGCATTTGGGCAATGTGCAAGAGAACAATCGCtctgcaattttatctctatgCAACCCAAACTCCTTTGGCCAATCTGAAGCTACAACCATGATCGCATGATCAATGATCCCGAATATATCCGAATTAGCAGTCTTAAAATAGTTCCTCCCATAATCAATTGTAGATTTCATTGTCAATGGAAAGAGATAAATTTTGGTTTTTCTCAAATCACACACAATATCGAGAATGAGAAAGCTAGAATGAGAAAGCTAGAATGTGTCCTTTATATAGTGTTAATTTTACCTTATAgtgtttaaaaatttaagtttaaTTCAAATTTGCATCTATATAATAGTCAAAATAAGTAAGtcaaatcaatttcaatttcaaaataagtaaactcaatttcaatttcaaaataAGTAAACtcaaatcaatttcaattaaatttttttgaatatcaattatccttttatgttgttgaaaaaattacaacttacaaagaaggaaaaaataaactaaaagaaaTGGTAGAAATATCAAGAAAAACATTCCATAACCACCAAATTGAATTTGATTAAGAAATATCAAGAATTATATGTTGTTAGATTTGAAAACATTCCATATCCACCAAATTGAATTTGATTAACAATGCTACATTCAAGAAAAACTTCAAttacatttattaatttaattgacTGTCCAATAAAACTTCAATTATATTATTCAATTCAATTAGTTGGATACATTAGTTTTAgttgattatcttttttttcAGTCGATTTgactaattaatttgattaacttttttatgaaattgtttttggtaaaacttaactcattgttaatattttttatgtGAAAATACAATTAAGGACATGGacatcaatattttttttttttttaataattcatatttagaTAATGGATTGCTAATTGACAAATATAACTTTGTGCAAATAGATGAATATTTATGTTTATCAATAGaattacaaatgatttttttttttgtaataaaattaatatttaatgtcATACTTTTCACCACATCTTAAAAAACGTCATATACATATGTTATAGCTTGAGTATCAGCTATAAGAAAATTATTGTAAGGGTCAAGTTTGGTACATTGAGTCTAAAAATGTAAATCACCGTTACATTTAGCTAGTTTTGTAAAAAACCTTAATAATGTAGGGaataataaaatgtaaaaggttgtataaaatgtaaaataataagaaattcacaattaaaaataaaaagataaaaggtatataattttttttttttttgaagaaaaagttgtataatttttaaaatgtaATGTTTACTCATTTTAAGctgataattttaaatttttagcaTCCAATACACCAAAACGACGAAGTTTTAAAGTGCTAGACGCTAAAAAAAGTTACGCAACTCTAATGGGTCGAACTTCAGAAAAATTTCcaaatatataaagttaattaTATCACTACCATATGGACGGAGATATATAGTGGGAAAATAGAGGCACTTGTCCCATAtagtttgagaaaaaaaattagtccacAGTAACGTTTGCCTTCATTATTGTTTCTATGATAGTTTCTTTTTAGTTTCATCGAATAAAAGGAATTAGTTATCTACCATACCTAGTCATGTGTACAAACTAAAAGTGTagtctttattttatttgtatggATAGTTTTATTGTTTGCAAATATTTTGTTAATATCTATCATCAATAACAATTACGGAAGAATCCAATTTgtcacatggtatcagagctaaccTAATTTCTCTTCAACCCTAACTCTCTTCCTCGGCCTTACCCGACCACCACTTCCGCCGCCGCGGCTGCCATTGCCGCCGCCATCCGAAACTCCATCTGTCTCCCTTCTTTTCACGGTAATTTCATCACCGATCCCTCTCCTATATCCTAAATACCGATCGACTTCATCAAATAGCCACCATGACGAACACATCCAACAATTCCAACAATTCTTCTACTGGACCTAATAACATAAACACTGTCAATTCTCACACCAACAATACCGAAAGCACTGTTACAACCCATCCTTCCCTTACCGTATCCAACATATCTACATTCATCAAAATCACCCTTGATATAGAAAAAGGTCATTCTCCCGCCTGGTCCGCCCTCTTCAAACTACACGCCAAAGCTTTCCAAGTCCTTGATCACATTATCCCTCCTCCCACTCCTACCACCCTCTCCCAATCCAACCCTGATCTCTGGTCCCGTATCGATGCTATAGTCCTGCAATGGATAGACAGTACTATTTCAATCGACCTCCTACACACGATCATTGAATCTGATTCCAGTGCAGCTTCAGCCTGG
The DNA window shown above is from Euphorbia lathyris chromosome 1, ddEupLath1.1, whole genome shotgun sequence and carries:
- the LOC136219243 gene encoding probable mediator of RNA polymerase II transcription subunit 26a; amino-acid sequence: MKSTIDYGRNYFKTANSDIFGIIDHAIMVVASDWPKEFGLHRDKIAERLFSCTLPKCSGCNEVEVAREGEKDDGECKRADEGTVADEAGGDKDVNKLETLIDEIEEESGVVGKVMRIKDILVNGRNDESDTEVFESLRRLQFMALSLDTLVATKIRKVVNVLRKHRSKRVCKLARTLMNGWKVLVDEWCRTAKPESLNLSVVNEDEGLPVPPLDEAYLFTTETAPIELLDEKFFDGMDDDGNPLMDHPKIEKKLKCPDEVGVRIRKRKVEELHDLPKHMKRRKPNRPLPQGRPHWKP